A DNA window from Massilia putida contains the following coding sequences:
- a CDS encoding MarR family winged helix-turn-helix transcriptional regulator encodes MNTDDRFLQALQGGARAWRLALERHLKAHGLTSAGWNALTAVADSPAPPSQRELARRLGVDGATLVTTLDRLVASGLVRRDAEPGDRRVKRIALTPHGDAVARQVHAEAAALRRATVARLDEAAMVAAAAVLDELQRLLERA; translated from the coding sequence ATGAATACCGACGACCGTTTCCTGCAAGCCCTGCAAGGCGGCGCGCGCGCGTGGCGTCTCGCGCTCGAACGCCACCTCAAGGCGCACGGGCTGACGAGCGCCGGCTGGAACGCGTTGACCGCCGTGGCGGACAGCCCGGCGCCGCCGTCGCAGCGGGAACTGGCGCGCCGGCTGGGCGTGGACGGCGCCACGCTCGTGACGACGCTCGACCGGCTCGTCGCAAGCGGCCTCGTGCGGCGCGACGCGGAACCGGGCGACCGCCGCGTCAAGCGCATCGCGCTGACGCCGCATGGCGACGCGGTCGCGCGACAGGTCCATGCGGAAGCGGCCGCGCTGCGGCGCGCGACGGTCGCGCGGCTCGACGAGGCGGCGATGGTGGCCGCGGCGGCCGTGCTGGACGAACTGCAACGGCTACTGGAGCGCGCATGA
- a CDS encoding dienelactone hydrolase family protein — protein MLKVRPSVRQLTSAFLAALAFLPGLAIEQELQLDYRINEHIVLIPAGQDHEARLETTVFQPNGPGPFPLIIINHGKDPGHPNLQPRDRFYHMAHAFVERGYAVMVPMRQGFANSTGHYRDHGCDMTANGYTQAEDIKDTLAYARDQKWVDTDHIVVAGQSYGGLATMALGTEDLPGVRGLINFAGGLRDDSNGCGWRSALVSAFAEYGAQNKVPSLWMYGQNDSLFSPELVARMHDAFEQAGGHAQLVEYAPFKRDSHGMLASRDGQNVWLADTMKFLQQVGMPTRIVYKVPEPPQPQATNFAGVDDVDAVPFLSENGKRAYREYLTKMTPRAFAVSPSGAWCWAEEGEDPDARALATCSAKSDKPCRLYSVDENVVWNPDLAEKAAVTASNTPTPAGPGDRAVGNAAGMTVAN, from the coding sequence ATGCTTAAAGTCCGCCCTTCCGTTCGCCAACTGACGTCCGCCTTCCTCGCCGCCCTGGCCTTCCTGCCCGGCCTGGCGATCGAACAAGAGTTGCAGCTCGACTACCGGATCAATGAACACATCGTCCTGATCCCGGCCGGCCAGGACCACGAGGCACGCCTGGAGACGACCGTGTTCCAGCCGAACGGTCCGGGCCCGTTCCCGCTCATCATCATCAACCACGGCAAGGACCCGGGCCATCCGAACCTGCAGCCGCGCGACCGCTTCTACCACATGGCGCACGCCTTCGTGGAGCGCGGCTATGCCGTGATGGTGCCGATGCGCCAGGGCTTCGCCAACTCGACGGGCCATTACCGCGACCACGGCTGCGACATGACCGCCAACGGTTACACGCAGGCCGAGGACATCAAGGACACCCTCGCCTATGCCCGCGACCAGAAATGGGTCGACACGGACCACATCGTCGTCGCCGGCCAGTCGTACGGCGGCCTCGCGACGATGGCGCTGGGCACCGAAGACCTGCCGGGCGTGCGCGGCCTGATCAACTTCGCCGGCGGCCTGCGCGACGACAGCAACGGCTGCGGCTGGCGCTCGGCGCTCGTCTCGGCCTTCGCCGAATACGGTGCGCAGAACAAGGTGCCGAGCCTGTGGATGTACGGCCAGAACGATTCGCTGTTCTCGCCGGAACTCGTGGCGCGCATGCACGACGCGTTCGAACAGGCCGGCGGCCACGCCCAGCTCGTCGAATACGCCCCGTTCAAGCGGGATTCGCACGGCATGCTCGCCAGCCGCGACGGCCAAAACGTATGGCTGGCCGATACGATGAAATTCCTGCAGCAGGTCGGCATGCCGACCAGGATCGTGTACAAGGTGCCGGAACCGCCGCAGCCGCAGGCGACCAATTTCGCCGGCGTGGACGACGTCGACGCCGTGCCCTTCCTCAGCGAGAACGGCAAGCGCGCCTACCGCGAATATCTGACCAAGATGACGCCGCGCGCGTTCGCCGTGTCGCCCAGCGGCGCGTGGTGCTGGGCCGAGGAAGGCGAGGATCCGGACGCCAGAGCCCTGGCCACCTGCTCGGCCAAGAGCGACAAGCCGTGCCGCCTGTATTCGGTGGACGAGAACGTCGTGTGGAACCCCGACCTGGCCGAGAAGGCCGCCGTCACGGCATCGAACACGCCGACACCCGCCGGTCCGGGCGATCGCGCGGTGGGCAATGCGGCCGGGATGACGGTGGCGAACTGA
- a CDS encoding esterase/lipase family protein, with the protein MLRLTKTCACALLALAPLLCAPVRAANNDPVVLVHGVLGFGPESHPLGSFLYWGGYGNIAAHLAVYHGPHTIFTAQVGAIASNWDRAAELYAQIKGGCVDYGAHHVARYGYPGQPQKPAGKCWAADPANNPENYPLAFYPQWDAAHPVHMIGHSQGGTTIRALIQLLEHGSPDGDEGGGELYKGGKVGWIKSVVTISAPHDGTTLRDAVLDVLPNLRSPLRDILDNELAHWELAPDGAREFNRWALTSPSVYYFSVGTLATEAGAWCCNGTDRILAPVQNTAFQYPRADMIPYFKLFAGEWIVGSLAQPGMGSYTQYAPGRVRIDSAWFPNDGVVNTVSMRAPSGHPVRDYDGKAVRGMWNFLGNYRGYDHFDILNWPNNGPSADPIYERISDIIFNLD; encoded by the coding sequence ATGTTGCGACTGACAAAAACCTGCGCCTGCGCGCTGCTGGCGCTCGCGCCATTGCTGTGCGCGCCCGTCCGCGCCGCGAATAACGATCCCGTCGTGCTCGTGCACGGCGTACTCGGCTTCGGCCCCGAATCGCACCCGCTCGGCAGCTTCCTCTACTGGGGCGGCTACGGCAACATCGCCGCGCACCTGGCCGTCTACCACGGCCCGCATACCATCTTCACGGCCCAGGTCGGCGCGATCGCATCGAACTGGGACCGCGCCGCCGAGCTGTATGCCCAGATCAAGGGCGGCTGCGTCGACTACGGCGCCCACCACGTGGCGCGCTACGGCTATCCGGGCCAGCCGCAAAAGCCGGCCGGCAAGTGCTGGGCGGCCGATCCCGCCAACAATCCCGAGAATTACCCGCTCGCGTTCTACCCGCAATGGGATGCCGCGCACCCGGTCCACATGATCGGCCACAGCCAGGGCGGCACGACGATCCGCGCCCTGATCCAGTTGCTGGAGCACGGCTCGCCGGACGGCGACGAGGGCGGCGGCGAACTCTACAAGGGCGGCAAGGTCGGCTGGATCAAGAGCGTCGTCACGATCTCGGCGCCGCACGATGGCACCACGTTGCGCGACGCCGTGCTGGACGTGCTGCCGAACCTGCGCAGCCCCTTGCGCGACATCCTCGACAACGAACTGGCCCACTGGGAACTGGCGCCCGACGGCGCGCGCGAATTCAACCGCTGGGCACTGACTTCACCCTCGGTCTATTACTTTTCGGTGGGCACGCTGGCCACGGAGGCCGGCGCGTGGTGCTGCAACGGGACGGACCGTATCCTCGCGCCGGTACAGAACACGGCGTTCCAGTATCCGCGGGCCGACATGATTCCGTACTTCAAGCTGTTCGCCGGCGAATGGATCGTCGGCTCGCTGGCCCAGCCGGGCATGGGCTCGTACACGCAGTACGCGCCGGGCCGGGTGCGCATCGACAGCGCGTGGTTCCCGAACGACGGCGTCGTCAACACAGTGAGCATGCGCGCGCCCAGCGGGCATCCGGTGCGCGATTACGACGGCAAGGCCGTGCGCGGGATGTGGAATTTCCTCGGCAATTACCGGGGCTACGACCATTTCGATATCTTGAACTGGCCGAACAACGGGCCGTCCGCCGACCCGATCTACGAACGGATCAGCGACATCATCTTCAATCTCGATTGA
- a CDS encoding hybrid sensor histidine kinase/response regulator, protein MNDLTNTQPWPDERRYQYLISGISDYAIYMLDPNGYVSSWNAGANRFKGYVAQEILGEHFSRFYTPEDREAGKPARALSIALAEGKYEAEGWRVRKDGSRFWAHVVIDPIYNEEGVLLGFAKVTRDVTERKRAEDALRESEQRFRLLVNGVTDYALFMLSPEGTVTNWNPGAERIKGYSQFEIIGSHFSRFYTPEDQATGAPRHALETAATAGRYESEGWRVRKDGSRFWAHAVLDAIRGDDGELLGFAKITRDLTEKKKADEALEKANIALYQAQKMESIGQLTGGVAHDFNNLLSVLSSGLEVLSLQRGDGDTRTLESMRRAIDRGARLTQQLLAFARQQPLQAEARNLNGIIRGFETVLRRAGNPSIDFVIDLDRKAHSAMIDSARFESALLNLVVNARDAMPDGGRLTIATANVVADGQQPVGLAPGEYVRVTVSDTGTGMPPEVVARAFEPFFTTKEVGKGTGLGLSQVYGFIKQSGGEVAIDSKPGEGTTISIYLPAAVNTIEEARAEHTERVLIVEDEPDLMDVAASLFTSMGYDVVTAASGQEAIDVMEQGDVDILFTDVVMPNGMNGIELASFTREHYPRTKIMLASGYPLPALKQRHGVDLNEFAFVNKPYRLSDLARTLRTAM, encoded by the coding sequence ATGAACGACCTGACCAATACGCAACCCTGGCCCGACGAGCGGCGCTACCAGTACCTGATCTCCGGGATCAGTGACTACGCCATCTACATGCTCGACCCGAACGGCTACGTCAGCAGCTGGAATGCCGGCGCCAACCGTTTCAAGGGCTATGTCGCCCAGGAGATCCTGGGCGAACACTTCTCGCGCTTCTACACGCCGGAAGATCGCGAAGCGGGCAAGCCCGCGCGGGCGCTGTCGATCGCGCTGGCGGAGGGCAAGTACGAGGCCGAAGGCTGGCGCGTGCGCAAGGACGGCTCGCGCTTCTGGGCCCACGTCGTCATCGATCCGATCTACAACGAGGAAGGCGTCCTGCTGGGTTTTGCGAAAGTCACGCGCGACGTCACCGAGCGCAAGCGCGCCGAAGATGCGCTGCGCGAGAGCGAGCAGCGGTTCCGCCTGCTGGTGAACGGCGTGACCGACTACGCGCTGTTCATGCTGTCGCCGGAAGGCACCGTCACCAACTGGAACCCGGGCGCCGAGCGCATCAAGGGTTACAGCCAGTTCGAGATCATCGGCAGCCATTTCTCGCGCTTCTACACGCCGGAAGACCAGGCCACGGGCGCGCCCAGGCATGCGCTGGAGACGGCCGCCACGGCGGGCCGCTACGAATCCGAGGGCTGGCGCGTACGCAAGGACGGCTCGCGTTTCTGGGCCCATGCCGTGCTCGACGCGATCCGCGGCGACGACGGCGAACTGCTCGGCTTCGCCAAGATCACGCGTGACCTGACGGAGAAAAAGAAGGCCGACGAGGCCCTGGAAAAAGCCAATATCGCGCTGTACCAGGCGCAGAAGATGGAATCGATCGGCCAGCTCACGGGCGGCGTCGCGCACGACTTCAACAACCTGCTGTCGGTGCTGTCGAGCGGCCTGGAAGTGCTGAGCCTGCAGCGGGGCGACGGCGATACGCGCACGCTGGAATCGATGCGCCGCGCGATCGACCGCGGCGCGCGCCTGACCCAGCAGCTGCTCGCGTTCGCGCGCCAGCAGCCGCTGCAGGCCGAGGCGCGCAACCTCAACGGCATCATCCGCGGCTTCGAGACCGTGCTGCGCCGCGCCGGCAACCCGAGCATCGACTTCGTGATCGACCTGGACCGCAAGGCCCACAGCGCCATGATCGACAGCGCGCGTTTCGAATCGGCATTGTTGAACCTCGTCGTCAACGCGCGCGACGCGATGCCCGACGGCGGCCGCCTGACGATCGCGACGGCCAACGTCGTGGCCGACGGCCAGCAGCCGGTCGGCCTCGCGCCGGGCGAATACGTGCGCGTGACGGTGAGCGACACGGGCACCGGCATGCCGCCCGAGGTGGTGGCGCGCGCCTTCGAGCCGTTCTTCACGACGAAGGAGGTCGGCAAGGGCACGGGCCTGGGCCTGTCGCAGGTGTACGGCTTCATCAAGCAGTCGGGCGGCGAGGTCGCCATCGACAGCAAGCCGGGCGAGGGCACGACCATCTCCATCTACCTGCCGGCGGCGGTGAACACCATCGAGGAGGCGCGCGCCGAGCATACGGAGCGCGTGCTGATCGTCGAGGACGAGCCGGACCTGATGGACGTGGCCGCGTCGCTGTTCACCAGCATGGGCTACGACGTCGTCACGGCGGCCAGCGGCCAGGAAGCGATCGACGTGATGGAGCAGGGCGACGTCGACATCCTGTTCACCGACGTCGTGATGCCGAACGGGATGAACGGCATCGAACTGGCCAGCTTTACGCGCGAGCATTATCCGCGCACAAAGATCATGCTCGCGTCCGGTTACCCGCTGCCGGCGCTCAAGCAGCGGCACGGCGTCGACCTCAACGAGTTCGCGTTCGTCAACAAGCCATACCGCTTGTCGGACCTGGCGCGGACCTTGCGCACGGCGATGTGA
- a CDS encoding helix-turn-helix domain-containing protein → MQDGHADATQARGDGYFSDFGSALRYWRTRRGYSQLRLAVDGGVSQRHLSFLESGRAQPSRDLVLKLGLVLDVPLRQRNAMLLAAGFAPAYQERSLSDPELSSVMRALDFMLRQQAPFPALVVDRLWNLVRFNEPAAGFMRWLLGLPLDAAIPRDGSINVLRLMLDPAGLRPRLVNWQAVCADSLLWIQREAMADGPGSEATKLLAELSALPGMAAAAESPVPNLDRRALPFLPLTIAHEGAELNLFTTITTLGTPHDVTVHELRLESFFPADNATAAWFHERFSAAT, encoded by the coding sequence ATGCAGGACGGACACGCGGACGCGACGCAGGCGCGCGGCGACGGGTACTTCAGCGACTTCGGCTCCGCACTGCGCTACTGGCGCACCCGGCGCGGCTACAGCCAGCTGCGGCTGGCCGTGGACGGCGGCGTGTCGCAGCGCCACCTGAGCTTCCTGGAAAGCGGACGCGCCCAGCCGAGCCGCGACCTGGTCCTCAAGCTCGGCCTCGTCCTCGACGTGCCGCTGCGCCAGCGCAACGCGATGCTGCTGGCGGCCGGCTTCGCGCCCGCCTACCAGGAGCGCAGCCTGTCCGACCCGGAGCTGTCGTCCGTCATGCGGGCGCTCGACTTCATGCTGCGCCAGCAGGCGCCGTTTCCCGCCCTCGTCGTGGACCGGTTGTGGAATCTCGTGAGGTTCAACGAGCCCGCCGCCGGTTTCATGAGGTGGCTGCTCGGCCTGCCTCTTGATGCGGCCATCCCGCGCGACGGCTCCATCAACGTGCTGCGCCTGATGCTCGACCCCGCCGGTTTGCGGCCGCGCCTCGTCAACTGGCAGGCCGTGTGCGCCGACAGCCTCTTGTGGATCCAGCGCGAAGCCATGGCCGACGGCCCGGGCAGCGAGGCGACAAAGCTGCTGGCCGAGTTGTCCGCCTTGCCGGGGATGGCGGCCGCCGCGGAAAGCCCGGTGCCGAACCTCGACCGGCGTGCGCTGCCGTTCCTGCCGCTGACGATCGCGCACGAGGGCGCGGAACTGAACCTGTTCACGACCATCACGACGCTCGGCACCCCGCACGACGTCACCGTGCACGAGTTGCGCCTGGAATCGTTCTTTCCTGCTGACAACGCGACGGCGGCGTGGTTCCACGAACGGTTCAGCGCGGCAACATGA
- a CDS encoding alpha/beta fold hydrolase — translation MTTSRHTRAYTSAPNTIIAGDVNLYYRDWGRGRPVLFVSAWSLCSDSWSYQMMALARRGLRCIAFDRRGHGRSSDPGGGYDIDTLADDIAAVVEALDLRDVVLVGHSMGCNEIVRYLTRHGSARVRQVALLGPMTPGIALSASNPNGVDPALLEQFRSTQLLHDFPRWIDENVEPFVPGAGPRMRDWLAQMALQCSLQALHDCHVAVQASDMGAELEAVDVPVLLIAGALDVTAPLDLTARRTNALVPDCRLVIYEDAAHGMFLTHVEQVNGELLEFIRAEV, via the coding sequence ATGACCACCTCCCGCCACACCCGTGCCTATACGAGCGCGCCGAACACCATCATCGCCGGCGACGTCAACCTGTACTACCGCGACTGGGGCAGGGGCCGTCCCGTGCTGTTCGTGTCCGCCTGGTCGCTGTGCTCCGATTCCTGGAGCTACCAGATGATGGCGCTGGCGCGCCGGGGCCTGCGCTGCATCGCCTTCGACCGGCGTGGCCACGGCCGCTCGTCCGACCCGGGCGGCGGCTACGACATCGACACGCTGGCCGACGACATCGCGGCCGTCGTCGAAGCGCTCGACCTGCGCGACGTCGTGCTGGTCGGCCACTCGATGGGCTGCAACGAGATCGTGCGCTACCTCACGCGCCACGGCAGCGCGCGGGTGCGGCAGGTGGCGCTGCTCGGGCCGATGACGCCGGGGATCGCGCTGTCCGCATCGAATCCGAACGGGGTCGACCCGGCCCTGCTGGAACAGTTCCGCAGCACGCAGCTGCTGCACGACTTCCCGCGCTGGATCGACGAGAACGTCGAGCCGTTCGTCCCCGGCGCCGGCCCGCGCATGCGGGATTGGCTCGCGCAGATGGCCCTGCAATGTTCGCTGCAGGCTCTGCACGACTGCCACGTGGCCGTGCAGGCGTCCGACATGGGGGCGGAGCTGGAAGCGGTCGACGTGCCAGTCCTGTTGATCGCCGGTGCCCTCGACGTGACCGCGCCGCTCGACCTGACGGCCCGCAGGACAAACGCCCTCGTGCCAGACTGCCGCCTCGTCATCTACGAAGACGCGGCGCACGGCATGTTCCTCACCCATGTGGAGCAGGTCAACGGCGAGTTGCTTGAGTTCATCCGCGCCGAGGTCTAA
- a CDS encoding ATP-binding protein — MTQAVTAPVLDLSTCDKEPIRTPGSIQPHGFLLTLAPDLTVLQASANLGDWSGVPANAAIGRPLADAIGEEAARRLAPELAADLGQRPFYVGTVTTGNDRHFDVLAHQWDGVINAEFEAVDRAEPADFRHLYPLIGDFLHKVNDSSSIESLAALACQHVRSVTGFGRVLVYRFDADGHGHVMAEARDERYHSYMGQHFPASDIPVQARELYKLSRIRLIQDATYTPAPLVPPLNPVTGKPNDLSFAALRSVSPVHLQYMRNMNTLASMSVSLMVRGELWGLISCHNEGPTPVAFEKRTACEQLGQILALCIESREDAADLQFRLEVRRTMVSMLAGLTQGSDFIENLSSVFPDLLRFARASGVAIMVDDRILTYGDTPEQDDILALVNWLTLHDHGDVFHTDKLSALYPPAERMIRNASGLLAMPISRIHKHYLLWFRPEWVHTIEWAGNPHSKAPAPGAPTQLSPRTSFAAWRETIHGTSLPWHGGEIEMALEFRTALLGIALERAEQMAELAEELGRANKELEAFSYSVSHDLRAPLRHIVGFADLLLESAGSEDAQQRQRFLKNIKDAARLAGKLVDDLLSFSQMGRASLRPTTVDMNDLVAACLDKLALETRGRNIEWDIGPLPTICADPTFLHLAMFNLLSNAVKFTGQRDPAVIRVVAEDHPMETVFHVADNGAGFNMEYVHKLFGVFQRLHRMEDFQGTGIGLANVRRIVERHNGRVWAHAVQGEGATFSFALPKQHPQH; from the coding sequence ATGACCCAGGCCGTCACCGCACCCGTACTCGACCTGTCGACCTGCGACAAGGAACCGATCCGCACGCCCGGCAGCATCCAGCCGCATGGTTTCCTGCTGACCCTGGCGCCCGACCTGACCGTGCTGCAGGCGAGCGCCAATCTGGGCGACTGGTCCGGCGTGCCGGCGAACGCCGCCATCGGCCGTCCGCTGGCGGACGCGATCGGCGAGGAGGCCGCGCGGCGCCTCGCGCCCGAGCTCGCGGCCGACCTGGGCCAGCGGCCGTTCTACGTGGGCACGGTCACGACGGGCAACGACCGCCACTTCGACGTGCTCGCCCACCAATGGGACGGCGTCATCAATGCCGAATTCGAAGCGGTCGACCGCGCGGAACCGGCCGATTTCCGCCATCTGTATCCGCTGATCGGCGACTTCCTGCACAAGGTGAACGACTCGAGCAGCATCGAATCGCTGGCGGCCCTCGCGTGCCAGCACGTGCGCTCGGTGACGGGCTTCGGGCGCGTACTCGTGTACCGGTTCGACGCCGACGGCCACGGCCACGTGATGGCGGAAGCGCGCGACGAACGCTACCACTCGTACATGGGGCAGCACTTTCCGGCGTCGGACATCCCGGTCCAGGCGCGCGAGCTGTACAAGCTGTCGCGCATCCGCCTGATCCAGGATGCCACCTACACGCCGGCGCCGCTGGTGCCGCCGCTGAACCCCGTCACGGGCAAGCCCAACGACCTGTCGTTCGCCGCGCTGCGCAGCGTCTCGCCCGTGCATTTGCAGTACATGCGGAACATGAACACGCTGGCGTCGATGTCCGTGTCGCTGATGGTCAGGGGCGAGCTGTGGGGCCTGATCTCGTGCCACAACGAAGGCCCGACGCCGGTCGCGTTCGAGAAGCGCACGGCGTGCGAGCAGCTGGGCCAGATCCTCGCGCTGTGCATCGAGTCGCGCGAGGACGCGGCCGACCTGCAGTTCCGCCTCGAAGTGCGGCGCACGATGGTGTCGATGCTGGCCGGCCTGACGCAGGGCAGCGACTTCATCGAGAACCTGTCCAGCGTCTTCCCCGACCTGCTGCGCTTCGCGCGCGCGTCGGGGGTGGCGATCATGGTCGACGACCGCATCCTGACGTATGGCGACACGCCGGAACAGGACGACATCCTGGCCCTCGTCAACTGGCTGACGCTGCACGACCACGGCGACGTGTTCCACACGGATAAGCTGTCGGCGCTGTACCCGCCGGCGGAACGCATGATCCGCAACGCCAGCGGCCTGCTCGCGATGCCTATTTCGCGCATCCACAAGCACTACCTGCTGTGGTTCCGTCCGGAGTGGGTGCACACCATCGAGTGGGCCGGCAATCCGCATTCCAAAGCGCCGGCGCCCGGCGCGCCGACGCAGCTGTCGCCGCGCACGAGCTTTGCCGCGTGGCGCGAGACGATCCACGGCACGAGCCTGCCGTGGCACGGGGGCGAGATCGAAATGGCGCTGGAATTCCGCACCGCCCTGCTCGGCATCGCACTGGAACGCGCCGAGCAGATGGCCGAACTGGCCGAGGAACTGGGGCGCGCCAACAAGGAACTGGAAGCGTTCTCGTACTCGGTGTCGCACGACCTGCGCGCGCCGCTGCGCCACATCGTCGGATTCGCCGACCTGCTGCTCGAATCGGCCGGCAGCGAAGACGCCCAGCAGCGCCAGCGCTTCCTTAAAAACATCAAGGATGCGGCGCGCCTGGCCGGCAAGCTCGTCGACGACCTGCTGTCGTTCTCGCAGATGGGCCGGGCCTCGCTGCGCCCGACGACGGTCGACATGAACGACCTGGTGGCGGCCTGCCTCGACAAGCTGGCGCTGGAAACGCGCGGCCGCAACATTGAGTGGGACATCGGCCCGCTGCCCACGATCTGCGCCGACCCGACGTTCCTGCACCTGGCCATGTTCAACCTGCTGTCGAACGCCGTCAAGTTCACGGGCCAGCGCGATCCGGCCGTGATCCGCGTAGTCGCCGAAGACCATCCGATGGAAACGGTCTTCCACGTGGCGGACAACGGCGCCGGCTTCAATATGGAATACGTCCACAAGCTGTTCGGCGTATTCCAGCGCCTGCACCGGATGGAAGACTTCCAGGGCACGGGCATCGGCCTGGCCAACGTGCGCCGCATCGTCGAGCGCCACAACGGCCGCGTCTGGGCCCATGCCGTGCAGGGCGAAGGCGCGACGTTCTCGTTCGCGCTCCCGAAACAGCATCCCCAACATTGA
- a CDS encoding response regulator, producing the protein MLKPILLVEDNPNDLELTLIALSKSQLANQVIIVRDGAEALDYLHRRGDYASRPAGNPAVVLLDLKLPKVDGLEVLREIRSTDGLKPLPVVMLTSSKEEQDLVRSYELGVNAYVVKPVDFTEFVRAIADLGIFWAVLNEPPPGSQRYIKPSK; encoded by the coding sequence ATGCTTAAGCCCATCTTGCTGGTCGAAGACAACCCGAACGATCTCGAACTCACGCTGATCGCACTGTCCAAGAGCCAGCTCGCCAACCAGGTCATCATCGTGCGCGACGGCGCCGAGGCGCTGGACTACCTGCACCGCCGCGGCGACTACGCGTCGCGCCCGGCCGGCAACCCGGCCGTCGTGCTGCTCGACCTGAAATTGCCGAAAGTGGACGGCCTCGAAGTCCTGCGCGAAATCCGCAGTACGGACGGCCTCAAGCCGCTGCCGGTCGTGATGCTCACCTCGTCGAAGGAAGAACAGGATCTGGTGCGCAGCTATGAACTGGGCGTGAACGCCTATGTGGTGAAGCCCGTCGATTTCACGGAATTCGTGCGCGCGATCGCGGACCTGGGCATCTTCTGGGCCGTGCTGAACGAACCGCCGCCGGGGTCGCAGCGCTACATCAAGCCCAGCAAATAA
- a CDS encoding response regulator, producing the protein MNQDDASACSVLLIDDEPFAEDIISHGLKGCASYALRYARDPGMAVELAKEVGATVVLVDLRMPEIDGFEVTRRLRADKDTEYVPVVMLSSEEDPEIKAKAFAVGANDYLVKWPDPRELVARVRYHSDACIARRQRDAAFVSLRHSQEQLAASQSALHQAQKMEAIGQLTGGVAHDFNNVLQIIGGNLQLLKLVGNLNDAGRARVDMALAGVERGAKLSSHLLAFARRQPLQAVVINPGHLLREMDDMMRRVLGPRARVVTEIEAGLGSTLVDPNQLNNVLLNLAINARDAMAGGGTLTIRAANVGPDGPLPSEVPFGDYVLIEVKDTGKGMPPEVLERAFEPFFTTKPTGQATGLGLSMAYGFVKQSGGEIVLRSEPGKGTSVRIYLPRSEAEPVRAEQMSAGPLLGGVETILVVEDEEDVRSTTCGILSALGYRVLEAPDAAKAVELVESGQHIDLVFTDVIMPGPVSSLQLGEVVRARLPQAQILYTSGYAEGVLAHEGKLEASVNLLQKPYHPDALSARIRHLLRRRQAATI; encoded by the coding sequence ATGAACCAAGACGACGCAAGCGCCTGCTCGGTTCTCCTCATCGACGATGAACCCTTTGCCGAGGACATCATTTCCCACGGCCTGAAGGGGTGCGCGTCGTACGCGCTGCGTTATGCCCGTGACCCCGGCATGGCGGTCGAGCTGGCCAAGGAAGTCGGTGCGACGGTCGTGCTCGTCGATTTGCGCATGCCCGAGATCGACGGGTTCGAGGTCACGCGTCGCCTGCGTGCCGACAAGGACACGGAATACGTTCCCGTCGTCATGCTGTCGTCCGAGGAAGATCCGGAAATCAAGGCGAAGGCCTTCGCCGTCGGCGCCAACGATTACCTCGTCAAGTGGCCCGATCCGCGCGAGCTCGTCGCCCGCGTGCGCTACCACAGCGATGCCTGCATCGCGCGGCGCCAGCGCGATGCCGCGTTCGTGTCGCTGCGCCACAGCCAGGAGCAATTGGCCGCCAGCCAGTCGGCGCTGCACCAGGCGCAGAAGATGGAGGCGATCGGCCAGCTGACGGGCGGCGTCGCGCACGACTTCAACAATGTCTTGCAGATCATCGGCGGCAATCTCCAGCTGCTCAAGCTGGTGGGCAATCTGAACGATGCCGGCAGGGCGCGCGTGGACATGGCGCTGGCCGGCGTCGAACGGGGCGCCAAGCTGTCGTCGCACCTGCTCGCCTTCGCGCGCCGCCAGCCGTTGCAGGCGGTCGTGATCAATCCGGGGCACCTGCTGCGCGAGATGGACGACATGATGCGCCGCGTGCTCGGCCCGCGCGCGCGCGTCGTGACCGAGATCGAGGCCGGCCTGGGCAGCACGCTCGTCGATCCCAACCAGCTCAACAATGTGCTGCTGAACCTTGCGATCAATGCGCGCGATGCGATGGCCGGCGGCGGCACGCTGACGATCCGCGCGGCCAACGTCGGGCCGGATGGTCCGTTGCCGTCGGAAGTGCCGTTCGGCGATTATGTGCTGATCGAAGTGAAGGACACCGGCAAAGGCATGCCGCCCGAAGTGCTGGAACGCGCGTTCGAACCGTTCTTCACGACCAAGCCGACGGGGCAGGCGACGGGCCTGGGGTTGTCGATGGCGTACGGGTTCGTCAAGCAATCCGGCGGCGAGATCGTTCTGCGCAGCGAGCCGGGCAAGGGTACGAGCGTGCGCATCTACCTGCCGCGCAGCGAGGCCGAGCCCGTGCGCGCGGAGCAGATGTCCGCGGGGCCGCTGCTGGGCGGGGTCGAGACGATCCTCGTCGTCGAGGACGAGGAAGACGTGCGCAGCACGACGTGCGGCATCCTGTCCGCGCTCGGCTATCGGGTGCTGGAAGCGCCGGATGCGGCGAAAGCCGTCGAGCTGGTCGAGAGCGGACAGCACATCGACCTCGTGTTCACGGACGTGATCATGCCCGGGCCGGTGAGCAGCCTGCAGCTGGGCGAAGTGGTGCGGGCACGGTTGCCGCAGGCGCAGATCCTGTACACGTCGGGTTACGCGGAGGGCGTGCTGGCGCACGAAGGGAAGCTCGAGGCGTCCGTGAATCTGCTGCAGAAGCCGTATCACCCGGATGCGCTCAGCGCGCGCATCCGGCATTTGCTGCGGCGGCGGCAGGCCGCCACCATCTAG